One Perca flavescens isolate YP-PL-M2 chromosome 9, PFLA_1.0, whole genome shotgun sequence genomic window carries:
- the elovl1b gene encoding elongation of very long chain fatty acids protein 1b: MLQEIQAMGSHALDIYDYLLAGIDPRLKEYPLMQNPIPMSSILLCYLFFVMYLGPRIMANRKPFQLKEAMIVYNFTLVALSVFIVYEFLMSGWATTYTWRCDAVDTSDSPQALRMVRVAWLFWFSKIIELIDTMFFVLRKKHGQVTFLHIFHHSFMPWTWWWGVAYAPGGMGSFHAMVNSSVHVIMYFYYGLAAAGPRFQKFLWWKKYMTAIQLTQFVLVSLHATQYYFMDSCDYQFPMVLHLIWMYGTFFFVLFSNFWIQAYVKGKRLPKQDVKPCKNGTAVHTNGKRHENGISHGTSNGASNSSAPHENGSTHVSKMKKA, translated from the exons ATGCTTCAAGAGATTCAGGCGATGGGCTCTCATGCCTTGGATATCTACGACTACCTCTTAGCGGGAATTG atccaCGGCTGAAGGAATATCCACTGATGCAGAATCCTATTCCCATGTCCTCAATATTGCTGTGTTACCTATTCTTTGTAATGTACCTTGGACCTCGTATAATGGCCAATCGAAAGCCCTTCCAGCTAAAGGAAGCCATGATAGTCTACAACTTCACGCTAGTGGCACTGTCAGTATTCATTGTCTACGAA TTCCTGATGTCTGGTTGGGCCACAACATATACCTGGCGATGTGACGCAGTTGATACGTCTGACAGTCCTCAAGCACTTCGA ATGGTCCGAGTGGCCTGGCTGTTCTGGTTCTCCAAGATTATTGAGCTCATCGACACA ATGTTCTTCGTTTTGAGGAAAAAGCATGGCCAGGTCACCTTCCTGCACATCTTTCACCACTCCTTTATGCCCTGGACCTGGTGGTGGGGAGTTGCCTATGCTCCTG GTGGAATGGGATCTTTTCATGCCATGGTGAATTCCTCCGTCCACGTCATCATGTATTTCTACTATGGCCTTGCTGCTGCTGGACCACGCTTCCAGAAGTTTTTGTGGTGGAAGAAATACATGACTGCCATTCAGCTG ACCCAGTTTGTCCTGGTATCTCTCCACGCTACCCAGTATTACTTCATGGACAGTTGTGACTATCAGTTCCCAATGGTGCTCCACCTCATCTGGATGTACGGAACCTTCTTCTTTGTGCTCTTCTCCAACTTCTGGATTCAAGCTTACGTGAAGGGTAAGCGGTTGCCAAAACAAGACGTAAAGCCGTGTAAGAACGGCACAGCTGTCCACACCAATGGCAAACGCCACGAGAACGGCATTAGCCACGGAACCAGCAACGGAGCCAGCAACAGCTCTGCTCCCCACGAGAATGGCAGCACTCACGTGAGCAAGATGAAGAAGGCCTAG